The genome window ATTGCGGGATACTGTCCTGAGTTACAATGAGTTCAACGGGGAAGGCAACGGATTTACATTCTTCAACTATAATGCTCATGACATGCTTCATACGATCGAGCGGGCGTCCGAGTATTACAGGAATCATGCGGATATATGGAAGACGCTTCAGAAACGCGGCATGAGCGGTGATTACAGCTGGAATCATTCTGCCAGAGAGTATCTGAAACTGTATGAATCGCTTTTTCAATCAAAAAAAGCGGAAAAACCGGCGGGTGATGAACCCAATCCTGTCGTTGTTGATATTTAACAGACAGTAAGCGGGAAACACAAAAGAAAGGGATGTGCTGTCACAGCGCATCCCTGTTTTCAGAGGAGCAAATTATATCTATGATACCGGATAACGATGAGACAATTGAAGATTTACAGCTTGACGGACTGCAGCTGATCCAGAAGAAAAACGCGTTTCGGTTTGGGATGGATTCAGTGCTTCTGGCACATTTTGCGAACATCAGGGAATCTGACACAGTTGCTGATTTCGGTACAGGCAACGGGGTGCTTCTTTTCCTCCTGAAGGGAAGAAAAAAGGGGAAACGGTATTACGCATTTGAAATACAGGAGGAAGCCGCCGAACTTGCGGAAAGGAATGTGCGGCTGAACCGGCTGGAAGACAGTATGACAGTGATCCATGCTGACGCCAGAGACGCGCTTGAATACATTCAACCCTGTTCCGTTGACACGGTGATCTGTAATCCTCCGTACGGTCAGCCGGGCGCTGTACTGGCCAGTCCAAGTGAATCGAAATCAATTGCCAGGAACCAGAAGGAAGATACGCTGGATCATATGCTGAAA of Aristaeella lactis contains these proteins:
- a CDS encoding tRNA1(Val) (adenine(37)-N6)-methyltransferase: MIPDNDETIEDLQLDGLQLIQKKNAFRFGMDSVLLAHFANIRESDTVADFGTGNGVLLFLLKGRKKGKRYYAFEIQEEAAELAERNVRLNRLEDSMTVIHADARDALEYIQPCSVDTVICNPPYGQPGAVLASPSESKSIARNQKEDTLDHMLKGAFSILKGRGKFILVYPASQMFSIMTKLRSHHLEPKVFQLAYPYIHKPANLVLIEAVKDARPTLHTRPPLIIYNQDGSLTNELKSVYHIQEQTEF